Proteins encoded together in one Sinorhizobium meliloti window:
- a CDS encoding nitroreductase family protein has product MTEINHRRADHPIHSIFLERWSPRAFTGEEIGEKDLLALFEAARWAPSASNLQPWRFVYARHGTEHFARLLSTLDEGNQRWAKNASALVIILSKTHRVTSTGELRPAYTHAFDTGASWFALALQTQLAGWHAHAMAGVDREKAMQVLGVPAHYRVEAAVAIGRIADPSTLPDDLREREKPSQRKPVSEFVFEGRFTGE; this is encoded by the coding sequence GTGACAGAAATCAACCATAGAAGAGCCGATCACCCCATCCACTCGATCTTTCTGGAGCGCTGGTCGCCGCGCGCCTTCACAGGCGAGGAGATCGGAGAAAAGGATCTGCTCGCGCTCTTCGAAGCCGCCCGTTGGGCGCCTTCGGCCAGCAATCTTCAGCCCTGGCGCTTCGTCTACGCCCGCCACGGCACCGAGCATTTCGCTCGCCTGCTGTCGACGCTCGACGAGGGCAATCAGCGCTGGGCGAAAAACGCCTCTGCCCTGGTCATCATCCTTTCGAAGACCCACAGGGTCACATCGACCGGCGAGCTGAGGCCGGCCTATACGCACGCATTCGACACGGGAGCGTCCTGGTTCGCGCTCGCGCTGCAGACGCAGCTCGCCGGATGGCATGCCCATGCGATGGCGGGGGTCGACAGAGAGAAGGCCATGCAGGTGCTCGGTGTTCCGGCGCACTACCGAGTCGAGGCAGCCGTCGCAATCGGCAGGATTGCGGATCCTTCCACCCTGCCGGACGATCTGCGGGAACGCGAAAAACCAAGCCAGCGCAAGCCCGTCAGCGAATTCGTCTTCGAAGGACGTTTCACGGGCGAATGA
- a CDS encoding murein transglycosylase A — translation MTFHLEPVSYSELPGWSADDPAPVIASLRRCHRHVTEVKPYKTGSLGISVADLLPAFDAAGSDFSDAAAARGFFEAQFVPFRIRPEGKRTGFVTAFYEPEVEVRTEPDAEFRFPFYRRPSDLIDIDDINRPAGMDPYFAFGRCCDGRIEEYPDRRAIEEGFLAGRGLEIAYARDKVDVFFVHVQGAARLIYPDGSRRRITYAAKTGHRFSAVGKLLIDRGEIDAATVSMASIRDWLAAHADKADEVLWHNRSFIFFREAPVEEEGLGPVAAAKVPLEPGRSLAVDRLIHTFGVPFYVASETLLHLDGGHPFGRLMLALDTGSAIVGPARGDIFTGSGDRAGKLAGSVRNDADFFIFVPRAAAARYRAQSSHG, via the coding sequence ATGACTTTTCATCTCGAGCCGGTCTCCTATTCGGAGCTGCCCGGCTGGTCTGCGGACGACCCGGCACCGGTGATCGCTTCGCTTCGGCGCTGTCACCGGCATGTAACGGAGGTGAAGCCGTACAAGACCGGCTCGCTCGGTATTTCGGTCGCCGACCTCCTGCCCGCCTTCGACGCGGCAGGCAGCGATTTCTCCGATGCGGCCGCCGCACGCGGATTTTTCGAGGCCCAGTTCGTTCCGTTCCGAATCCGCCCTGAAGGGAAAAGGACCGGCTTCGTCACCGCTTTCTACGAACCCGAGGTCGAGGTACGGACTGAGCCGGATGCGGAGTTCCGCTTTCCCTTCTACCGGCGTCCCTCGGACCTCATCGATATCGACGACATAAACCGGCCGGCAGGAATGGACCCATATTTCGCCTTCGGCCGCTGTTGCGACGGCAGGATCGAGGAATATCCGGACCGACGCGCGATCGAAGAAGGATTTCTCGCCGGCCGCGGTCTGGAAATCGCCTATGCCCGCGACAAGGTCGACGTGTTCTTCGTCCATGTGCAGGGCGCCGCGCGGCTGATCTATCCGGACGGATCCCGCCGCCGCATCACCTATGCCGCCAAAACCGGGCATCGCTTTTCCGCCGTCGGGAAGCTGTTGATCGATCGCGGCGAGATCGACGCCGCCACCGTGTCGATGGCGAGCATTCGCGACTGGCTGGCCGCCCATGCCGACAAGGCGGACGAGGTTCTGTGGCATAACCGGTCCTTCATCTTTTTCCGCGAAGCGCCGGTCGAGGAAGAGGGGCTCGGCCCCGTGGCGGCTGCCAAGGTGCCGCTGGAGCCGGGACGCTCGCTTGCTGTCGACCGCCTCATCCACACATTCGGCGTTCCCTTCTACGTCGCGAGCGAAACCCTGCTCCATCTCGACGGCGGACATCCCTTCGGGCGCCTGATGCTCGCGCTGGACACCGGCTCGGCCATCGTCGGCCCGGCGCGCGGCGATATCTTCACGGGCTCCGGCGACCGGGCGGGGAAACTCGCGGGTTCCGTGCGCAACGACGCAGACTTCTTTATTTTCGTGCCCCGCGCGGCCGCGGCCCGATATCGCGCGCAGTCCAGCCATGGCTAA
- the gyrB gene encoding DNA topoisomerase (ATP-hydrolyzing) subunit B, whose protein sequence is MTDISETEAGAIAEYGADSIKVLKGLDAVRKRPGMYIGDTDDGSGLHHMVYEVVDNAIDEALAGHADIVTVTLNPDGSVTVTDNGRGIPTDIHREEGVSAAEVIMTQLHAGGKFDQNSYKVSGGLHGVGVSVVNALSVSLKLKIRRSGKIHEMSFTHGVADGPLKVTGDAGSETGTEVTFTPSEQTFSNIEFEFGTLEHRLRELAFLNSGVRIVLTDKRHSDIRREEMMYDGGLEAFVAYLDRAKKPLVQKPVSIRGEKDGITVEVAMWWNDSYHENVLCFTNNIPQRDGGTHMAGFRGALTRQITSYADTSGITKKEKVSLTGDDCREGLTAVLSVKVPDPKFSSQTKDKLVSSEVRPVVESLVNEALSVWLEEHPSDAKILVGKVVEAAAAREAARKARELTRRKGALDISSLPGKLADCSERDPAKSELFLVEGDSAGGSAKQGRSRENQAILPLRGKILNVERARFDKMLSSQEIGTLITALGTSIGSDEFNADKLRYHKIIIMTDADVDGAHIRTLLLTFFFRQMPVLIERGHLYIAQPPLYKVARGKSVQYLKDEKALEDYLINMGLEEASLELASGEVRVGQDLREVINDALRLRSLMDGLHSRYNRSVVEQAAIAGALNVELNGERDEYQLIAAEVARRLDVIAEETERGWEATVTAEGGLKLERMVRGVKEAAVLDMALIGSSDARHIDQLKARLKEVYGAPPVLRRRDGTQEISGPRALLDAIFAAGRKGLTMQRYKGLGEMNAEQLWETTLDPNVRSLLQVKVTDATDADGLFSRLMGDEVEPRRDFIQENALSVANLDI, encoded by the coding sequence ATGACCGATATTTCTGAGACCGAAGCCGGCGCAATCGCCGAATATGGTGCCGATTCCATCAAGGTGCTGAAAGGCCTCGATGCAGTGCGTAAGCGCCCGGGCATGTATATCGGTGACACCGACGATGGCTCAGGTCTGCACCACATGGTCTACGAGGTCGTGGATAACGCGATCGACGAGGCGCTTGCCGGCCATGCGGACATCGTAACGGTCACGCTCAATCCCGACGGTTCCGTCACGGTGACGGACAACGGTCGCGGCATACCGACGGACATCCACCGGGAAGAAGGCGTCTCGGCGGCGGAAGTCATCATGACGCAGCTTCATGCCGGCGGAAAATTCGACCAGAATTCCTACAAGGTCTCCGGTGGCCTGCACGGCGTCGGCGTTTCGGTCGTCAACGCCCTCTCCGTGTCGCTGAAGCTCAAGATCCGCCGGTCGGGCAAGATCCACGAAATGAGCTTCACCCACGGCGTTGCCGACGGGCCGCTCAAGGTAACGGGCGACGCCGGCAGCGAGACCGGAACCGAGGTCACCTTCACGCCGAGCGAACAGACCTTCTCGAACATCGAGTTCGAGTTCGGTACGCTCGAGCATCGCCTGCGCGAGCTCGCCTTCCTGAATTCCGGCGTCCGCATCGTGCTGACCGACAAGCGCCATTCCGACATTCGTCGGGAAGAAATGATGTATGACGGCGGTCTCGAGGCCTTCGTCGCTTATCTGGACCGGGCGAAGAAGCCGCTCGTGCAGAAGCCGGTGTCGATCCGCGGCGAGAAGGACGGCATCACCGTCGAAGTGGCAATGTGGTGGAACGACAGCTATCACGAGAACGTGCTGTGCTTCACCAACAACATTCCGCAGCGCGACGGCGGCACGCATATGGCCGGCTTCCGCGGTGCGCTCACGCGTCAGATCACCTCCTATGCCGACACGTCCGGCATCACCAAGAAGGAAAAGGTATCGCTCACGGGCGACGATTGCCGCGAGGGCCTGACGGCTGTGCTGTCGGTGAAGGTTCCCGATCCCAAATTCTCCTCGCAGACCAAGGACAAGCTGGTGTCCTCGGAAGTCCGCCCCGTCGTCGAAAGCCTGGTCAACGAGGCCCTGAGCGTCTGGCTCGAAGAACATCCTTCCGATGCCAAGATTCTCGTGGGCAAGGTCGTGGAAGCGGCCGCCGCGCGCGAAGCCGCGCGCAAGGCACGCGAGTTGACGCGCCGAAAGGGTGCGCTCGACATCTCGTCGCTGCCCGGCAAGCTCGCCGATTGTTCCGAGCGCGACCCGGCCAAATCCGAACTCTTCCTGGTGGAGGGCGACTCGGCAGGCGGCTCGGCCAAGCAGGGCCGCTCGCGTGAAAACCAGGCGATCCTGCCACTGCGCGGCAAGATCCTCAACGTCGAGCGCGCGCGTTTCGACAAGATGCTGTCGAGCCAGGAAATCGGCACGCTGATCACCGCGCTCGGCACGTCGATCGGCAGTGACGAGTTCAACGCCGACAAGCTGCGCTATCACAAGATCATCATCATGACGGACGCCGACGTCGACGGCGCCCACATCCGCACGCTGCTGCTCACCTTCTTCTTCCGGCAGATGCCGGTGCTGATCGAGCGGGGCCACCTCTATATCGCCCAGCCGCCGCTCTACAAGGTGGCCCGCGGCAAGTCCGTCCAGTATCTCAAGGACGAGAAGGCGCTTGAAGATTATCTGATCAACATGGGCCTCGAGGAGGCGTCGCTCGAACTCGCTTCGGGCGAAGTGCGCGTCGGCCAGGATCTCCGCGAGGTCATCAACGATGCGCTGCGACTGCGCTCGCTGATGGATGGGCTCCACTCCCGCTACAATCGCTCGGTCGTGGAGCAGGCTGCCATCGCCGGAGCGCTCAACGTGGAACTCAACGGCGAGCGCGACGAATATCAGTTGATCGCCGCCGAAGTGGCCCGCCGGCTGGATGTCATCGCCGAAGAGACCGAACGCGGATGGGAGGCAACGGTGACGGCGGAAGGCGGGCTGAAGCTCGAGCGCATGGTGCGCGGCGTCAAGGAAGCGGCCGTGCTCGATATGGCGCTGATCGGTTCTTCGGATGCACGCCATATCGATCAGCTCAAGGCACGGCTTAAGGAGGTCTATGGCGCTCCGCCGGTGCTGCGCCGCCGCGACGGCACGCAGGAGATAAGCGGTCCGCGCGCCCTCCTCGACGCGATCTTCGCCGCCGGCCGCAAGGGGCTCACCATGCAGCGCTACAAGGGCCTGGGCGAAATGAACGCCGAGCAATTGTGGGAGACGACCCTCGATCCGAACGTCCGTTCGCTGCTGCAGGTCAAGGTTACCGATGCGACGGATGCGGATGGTCTGTTCTCGCGCCTGATGGGCGACGAAGTGGAGCCGCGGCGCGACTTCATCCAGGAAAACGCACTGAGCGTCGCCAATCTCGATATCTGA
- the hpaI gene encoding 4-hydroxy-2-oxoheptanedioate aldolase codes for MPAPKNTFKAAIRENRFQLGLWVALASPYAAEVVAGSGYDWLLIDGEHAPNDIPMLAAQYRAVAGGGSHPIVRLPVGDAVMIKQILDAGVQTLLIPMVDNVEQARQLVRAVRYPPHGVRGVGAALGRATNFSRIGDYLENANDEICLLLQIESRAGLEAIDAIAALDGVDGLFVGPADLAADMGHLGNPGHPEVRTAIIEAFARIERAGKARGIMTLDPAQARDYRELGADFMAIGTDVTLLVSATERLRREFLGEGGPVRTESGY; via the coding sequence ATGCCCGCCCCGAAAAACACTTTCAAAGCGGCGATCCGCGAAAACCGCTTTCAGCTCGGTCTCTGGGTGGCGCTCGCCAGTCCCTATGCGGCGGAAGTGGTGGCCGGCAGCGGTTATGACTGGCTGCTGATCGATGGCGAGCATGCGCCGAACGATATTCCCATGCTGGCGGCGCAGTATCGCGCCGTCGCCGGCGGAGGCAGTCATCCGATCGTCCGCCTGCCGGTCGGCGACGCGGTCATGATCAAGCAGATCCTCGATGCCGGCGTGCAGACGCTGTTGATCCCGATGGTCGACAATGTCGAGCAGGCGCGGCAGCTCGTGCGCGCCGTGCGTTACCCGCCGCATGGCGTTCGCGGTGTCGGTGCCGCTCTCGGCCGGGCAACGAACTTCAGCCGCATCGGCGACTACCTCGAAAACGCCAACGACGAGATCTGTCTGCTGCTGCAAATCGAGAGCCGGGCAGGGCTCGAGGCGATCGACGCCATCGCTGCGCTGGACGGCGTCGACGGCCTGTTTGTCGGTCCGGCGGATCTTGCCGCGGACATGGGGCACCTCGGCAATCCGGGTCATCCGGAGGTACGGACAGCCATAATCGAGGCCTTCGCGCGGATCGAGCGTGCCGGCAAGGCACGCGGGATCATGACCCTCGACCCGGCCCAGGCGCGCGACTATCGCGAGCTCGGTGCCGATTTCATGGCGATCGGCACCGATGTCACCTTGCTCGTCAGCGCAACGGAGCGGCTGCGCCGGGAATTTCTTGGAGAGGGCGGACCGGTACGGACGGAATCCGGCTATTGA
- a CDS encoding Tim44/TimA family putative adaptor protein — MGSFDFITFFFLIAAVVIFLQLRSVLGRRTGSERPPFDPYSPRDIAQGPEAKDNGKVVQLPRRETAEDESRYAAIETVAKAGTPLNAQLRAMTDADPNFNPTEFLNGAKMAYEMIVMAFADGDRKTLKGLLSREVYEGFEAAIAEREAKGEVVKSTFVGIDKADIVHAEIKDAEENITVRIISQLISATYDKQGKLVDGDADSVAEVNDLWTFARDIRSRDPNWKLIATESEN; from the coding sequence ATGGGCTCTTTTGATTTCATCACATTTTTTTTCCTGATCGCTGCCGTGGTCATCTTCCTGCAATTGCGTAGCGTTCTAGGTCGCAGGACCGGCAGCGAGCGGCCTCCTTTCGATCCCTACTCTCCACGGGATATCGCCCAAGGGCCGGAAGCCAAGGATAACGGCAAGGTCGTTCAGCTTCCCCGTCGCGAGACGGCGGAAGACGAGTCGCGCTATGCCGCGATCGAGACCGTCGCCAAGGCCGGGACTCCGCTGAATGCCCAACTCCGGGCGATGACCGACGCGGATCCCAACTTCAATCCCACCGAATTCCTCAATGGTGCGAAGATGGCCTACGAGATGATCGTCATGGCCTTTGCCGATGGCGATCGTAAGACTCTCAAGGGTTTGCTGTCCCGCGAAGTCTATGAGGGCTTCGAGGCCGCGATTGCGGAACGCGAGGCCAAGGGCGAAGTTGTCAAGTCGACCTTCGTCGGCATCGACAAGGCCGATATCGTGCACGCGGAGATCAAGGACGCCGAGGAAAACATAACGGTCAGGATCATCAGCCAGCTTATTTCCGCGACCTACGACAAGCAGGGCAAACTGGTAGACGGAGACGCCGATTCGGTTGCCGAAGTGAACGACCTGTGGACGTTTGCGCGCGATATCCGTTCACGCGACCCGAACTGGAAGCTGATCGCCACCGAATCGGAAAACTGA
- a CDS encoding FxsA family protein, which produces MRFLIPLVILGLPLAEIAGFVAVGREIGVAMTLLLVFASAVAGIMLLRIQGFGVLRRVQEAARTGNDPGLDVLDGVLIFIAAILLIVPGFISDLVGLLIFLPPVRRAIAGFLRSRMTILSSATGFYRASRPQSSGSRSSGPQSAGPRSAGTPREERRGPLTIDLDEDEFSRKTEDEDDPPPPPDRLPH; this is translated from the coding sequence ATGCGTTTCCTGATCCCGCTCGTCATTCTCGGGCTGCCGCTTGCGGAAATCGCCGGCTTCGTCGCCGTCGGGCGCGAGATCGGCGTGGCGATGACGCTTCTTCTCGTTTTCGCAAGTGCCGTCGCCGGCATCATGCTCCTGCGCATCCAGGGATTCGGCGTGCTCCGGCGCGTTCAGGAGGCGGCACGGACTGGCAACGATCCGGGGCTGGACGTTCTCGACGGTGTGCTGATCTTCATCGCCGCTATCCTCCTGATCGTGCCCGGTTTCATCAGCGACCTCGTCGGCCTTCTGATCTTTCTGCCCCCGGTCCGACGCGCCATCGCCGGCTTCCTGCGCAGCCGGATGACCATTTTGAGCAGCGCAACCGGCTTCTATCGTGCCTCCAGGCCCCAATCCTCCGGTTCCCGGTCCTCTGGCCCTCAATCCGCTGGGCCCCGGTCCGCTGGCACCCCTCGCGAGGAGCGCCGCGGGCCGCTGACGATCGATCTCGACGAGGACGAATTTTCGCGCAAGACAGAGGATGAAGACGACCCGCCGCCGCCACCGGATCGTCTGCCTCATTGA
- a CDS encoding Smr/MutS family protein codes for MAKDKKLSTEDRILWGKVARSARPMSGRLDALEELLGGTAEIKAVPGPEATPPSSTPERAGRGFSLSRDKAEHPPHHPLERPVKRKLAKGRLTLEARIDLHGMIQSEAHGLLLQFLLRARDRGLRHVLVITGKGTSLGSDGALKRAVPLWFSLPEFRPLISSYEPAARNHGGEGALYVRLARAKGGGAS; via the coding sequence ATGGCTAAGGACAAGAAGCTTTCCACCGAGGACCGCATTCTCTGGGGGAAGGTCGCGCGTTCGGCGCGGCCCATGTCCGGGCGGTTGGACGCTCTGGAGGAGCTGCTGGGCGGGACCGCGGAAATCAAGGCTGTACCCGGCCCGGAGGCGACGCCTCCCTCGAGCACGCCCGAAAGGGCCGGCAGGGGCTTTTCACTCAGCCGCGACAAGGCAGAACACCCCCCTCATCATCCGCTGGAGCGGCCGGTCAAACGCAAACTGGCGAAGGGCCGGCTGACGCTCGAGGCGAGGATCGACCTGCACGGCATGATCCAGAGCGAGGCGCACGGACTGCTGCTGCAGTTCCTCCTGAGGGCGCGCGACCGCGGCTTGAGGCATGTCCTCGTCATCACCGGCAAGGGAACGTCCCTCGGCAGCGACGGCGCCCTGAAGCGAGCCGTGCCGCTCTGGTTCTCGCTTCCCGAGTTCCGGCCCTTGATATCGTCCTACGAACCGGCAGCCCGCAATCACGGCGGCGAGGGCGCGCTCTATGTGCGGCTGGCGCGGGCGAAGGGAGGCGGCGCCTCATGA
- the gabD gene encoding NADP-dependent succinate-semialdehyde dehydrogenase, with translation MNLKDPSLFRQAALVGDTWIEADPKNAIEVNNPATGEIIGRVPKLGAPETRTAIEAAARVQKEWAARTAKERSAVLRRWFELMIENKDDLGRILTMEQGKPLAEATGEIVYGASFIEWFAEEARRVYGDLVPGHQKDKRILVMKQPIGVVAAITPWNFPNAMITRKAGPAFAAGCAMVLKPAAQTPFSAIAIAVLAERAGMPKGLFSVITGSAREIGAEMTSNPTVRKLTFTGSTEVGAELYRQSAATIKKLGLELGGNAPFIVFDDADLDAAVEGALIAKFRNNGQTCVCANRIYVQDGVYEAFSEKLAQAVGKLKTGNGMEDGVILGPLIDQPALKKVEEHVADALAKGARVVQGGRRHSLGGTFYEATVLADVTQAMAVAREETFGPVAPLFRFKDESDVIAQANDTEFGLASYFYAKDLARVFRVAEALEYGMVGVNTGLISTAEAPFGGVKLSGLGREGSKYGIEEFMEIKYVCLGGIA, from the coding sequence ATGAATCTGAAAGACCCGTCGCTGTTTCGCCAGGCTGCTCTCGTAGGCGATACCTGGATCGAAGCCGACCCGAAGAATGCGATCGAGGTGAACAATCCGGCGACCGGCGAAATCATCGGCCGCGTTCCGAAGCTCGGCGCCCCCGAGACCAGAACGGCGATCGAGGCCGCGGCGCGGGTGCAGAAGGAATGGGCGGCGCGGACCGCCAAGGAGCGCTCGGCGGTGCTGCGCCGCTGGTTCGAGCTGATGATCGAAAACAAGGACGATCTCGGCCGGATTCTGACGATGGAGCAGGGCAAGCCGCTCGCGGAGGCGACCGGCGAGATCGTCTACGGAGCGAGCTTCATCGAATGGTTCGCGGAAGAGGCGCGGCGTGTCTATGGCGACCTGGTTCCCGGTCATCAGAAGGATAAGCGCATTCTGGTGATGAAGCAGCCGATCGGCGTCGTCGCCGCGATCACGCCGTGGAATTTTCCGAACGCGATGATCACCCGCAAGGCCGGGCCGGCCTTTGCCGCCGGTTGCGCCATGGTCTTGAAGCCTGCCGCGCAGACGCCGTTTTCGGCGATCGCCATCGCCGTGCTCGCCGAGCGCGCGGGAATGCCGAAAGGCCTCTTCAGCGTCATCACCGGCTCAGCGCGCGAGATCGGCGCCGAGATGACTTCGAACCCGACCGTCCGCAAGCTTACCTTTACCGGCTCGACCGAGGTCGGCGCAGAGCTCTATCGCCAGAGCGCGGCCACGATCAAGAAGCTTGGCCTGGAACTCGGCGGCAACGCCCCGTTCATCGTTTTCGATGATGCCGATCTCGATGCGGCGGTCGAAGGCGCGCTGATCGCCAAGTTCCGCAACAATGGCCAGACCTGCGTCTGCGCCAACCGCATCTATGTGCAGGACGGCGTCTACGAGGCGTTTTCGGAGAAACTCGCCCAGGCCGTCGGCAAGCTCAAAACCGGCAACGGGATGGAGGACGGCGTCATCCTCGGACCGCTGATCGACCAGCCGGCGCTGAAGAAGGTCGAGGAGCACGTGGCGGATGCGCTTGCGAAAGGCGCGCGCGTGGTGCAGGGCGGCCGTCGCCATTCGCTCGGCGGCACCTTCTACGAAGCGACGGTGCTGGCCGACGTGACCCAGGCGATGGCGGTCGCGCGGGAAGAGACATTCGGCCCGGTGGCGCCGCTCTTCCGCTTCAAGGACGAGTCGGATGTGATCGCACAGGCGAACGACACCGAATTCGGCCTCGCCTCCTATTTCTATGCCAAGGACCTCGCCCGCGTCTTCCGCGTGGCGGAAGCGCTGGAATATGGCATGGTCGGTGTCAATACCGGCCTGATCTCCACGGCGGAGGCACCCTTTGGTGGCGTCAAACTCTCGGGCCTCGGCCGCGAGGGCTCGAAATACGGCATCGAGGAATTCATGGAGATCAAATATGTCTGCCTCGGCGGCATCGCCTGA
- a CDS encoding GntR family transcriptional regulator, with protein sequence MAKQNTVFKDAFNRCLELFAETSTLPSEPELGQALGVSRTTVRAILTRCEELSLIAWDKRSKTVLRRPEPSDYFPTAETDSLAERIERSFMRRILAGGAEPGMQINELELAREIGAGTTSVREFLIRFSRFGLIEKRPNSHWVLKGFTREFALELTEVREMFELRSAARFVSLPDQDPAWEELKKIEAVHREILADIDKRYSEFSELDERLHLLVHKSSSNRFIIDFYDVIAIVFHYHYQWNKANARERNARALEEHLDYIAALQSRDPTLAEQACRRHLKSARETLLQSIP encoded by the coding sequence ATGGCGAAGCAGAACACCGTTTTCAAGGATGCCTTCAACCGCTGCCTGGAGCTGTTCGCGGAGACTTCCACGCTTCCCTCCGAACCGGAGCTCGGGCAGGCGCTCGGCGTCAGCCGCACGACCGTGCGCGCCATCCTGACGCGCTGCGAGGAACTGAGCCTCATCGCCTGGGACAAGCGCAGCAAGACGGTGTTGAGAAGACCTGAGCCCTCGGACTACTTCCCGACCGCAGAGACCGATTCGCTTGCCGAAAGGATCGAGCGGAGCTTCATGCGCCGGATTCTGGCCGGCGGCGCCGAGCCCGGCATGCAGATCAACGAGCTCGAGCTTGCCCGCGAGATCGGTGCCGGAACGACCAGCGTGCGCGAATTCCTGATCCGCTTCAGCCGTTTCGGGCTGATCGAAAAACGGCCGAACAGCCATTGGGTCCTCAAGGGGTTCACGCGCGAATTCGCACTCGAACTGACGGAAGTGAGGGAGATGTTCGAGCTGCGCTCGGCCGCTCGCTTCGTCTCCCTTCCCGATCAGGACCCGGCCTGGGAGGAGCTGAAGAAGATCGAGGCGGTGCATCGGGAGATTCTCGCCGACATCGACAAGCGCTACAGCGAATTTTCCGAACTCGACGAGCGCCTCCACCTGCTGGTGCACAAATCGTCCAGCAACCGCTTCATCATCGACTTCTACGATGTCATCGCCATCGTCTTTCACTATCACTACCAGTGGAACAAGGCGAATGCGCGGGAGCGCAACGCCCGGGCGCTGGAGGAGCATCTCGACTATATCGCCGCGCTGCAATCGCGCGACCCCACGCTCGCCGAACAGGCCTGCCGGCGACACTTGAAATCGGCGCGGGAGACGCTGCTCCAGTCGATTCCGTAG
- a CDS encoding helix-turn-helix domain-containing protein: MTPFGEAVRELRRRKGVSQKEMAAAIGVSPAYLSALEHGKRGAPSFDFLQRVAGYFNVIWDEADELFRIAHLSDPKVVLDTSGLPPGHTAFANRLSMEIRGLSAETIRALEDVLEKATFPDKDRG, translated from the coding sequence ATGACTCCCTTCGGCGAGGCCGTGCGCGAACTTCGCCGGCGCAAGGGCGTGTCTCAGAAAGAGATGGCGGCTGCAATAGGGGTTTCGCCCGCCTATCTCTCGGCTCTCGAACACGGCAAGCGGGGAGCGCCGAGCTTCGACTTCCTCCAGCGCGTTGCCGGCTATTTCAACGTGATCTGGGATGAGGCCGACGAACTCTTCCGGATAGCGCATCTTTCAGATCCGAAAGTCGTGCTCGACACGTCCGGCCTTCCGCCCGGTCACACTGCCTTCGCCAACCGTTTGAGCATGGAGATTCGCGGACTGTCGGCGGAGACGATTCGGGCACTGGAAGATGTTTTGGAAAAAGCCACATTTCCTGATAAGGACAGGGGATGA